The following is a genomic window from Puntigrus tetrazona isolate hp1 chromosome 20, ASM1883169v1, whole genome shotgun sequence.
ttttatattttgcaagCATGTTTAAGTATTCCCGCTCTTCAGGGTTACTCCGCATGAGGGAAATTATGCTTGTAATGCAAGTTTAagtgctgtttattttgtaactCTGCTGCATGTATAAGTTTTCTGGTGAAGACAATAAATCACGCGTTTGTGCATCTTCAGCCCTTCTTGTTTCAAAATTGCTGTTCTGTTTATATTAAGTAATGGATTCAATCGTTCGGAGTCTGTAAAATGCGTTTTTACGCTCATCAagactgcattcatttaatcaaaaatactgtaaaaagatttcaaatagctgttttttgttttaatatatttacagtttttttttcattacttcaATCTTCAGCGATGCATAAACTTTTAGAAATCATTGCAatgaattaaaacttttaatttttttttatttaatcgtttgttcaatttatttatttatttttgtggaaaccgttaTACTTAAAGAATAGAAAGtccttttttttacaatttttataaaaacatttaaatgtcatttttaaactttttttaattttataatgtcactttcgatcaattaaatgcatcttagataataacagtattaaattcttttttttaaaaatccttaaataattacagaattaaaaatagatataattaCACGTGCATTTAACCTTTAAAACaggctaaaataaaacatgacatcTAGACACCGTATAGCTTACATATTCATGtaaacattcatatattcattaaatgtttatggtaaggaatgaatataaataaatatgtaaaataaatgttaattataaaaggtaagctgaattttcagcagcataaCTTAGTGTCATTAATACGCCGCTTTGATGTTTAAGAAAATGTCTATcgaataaaaatatcaaaataatgacacaaatgacaaaatgcatATACCACTTTATTTtccctttgtttctttttaacaataaaaattaaagtgcAAATCAGAACAGGAACACCATGCAGTGcataacttttaaaatacaaaccgcacacacagacaggaaaTGACACGCGCACATGTACAGTAGAGACACGTAGACAGCGACAGGCAGAGCTCGTCTCCCAGCAGGGCTCAGGAACAGGCAGAAAACACATCATTGTCATCTTTCACTACActggagagagagggaggaagggGACGCCGTCCggcacacagacaaaaaaaaacacagaagccGTGGCCGTCAATCTAACATAAAGAGGCGGTAAAGTTTCTGACCACTTTCCACTAAGCACAGCCATAAAGCTGCTATAACAGTCATTAAACTGTCATGCTTCTGCTATCTGGCCTCTAAACATGACAAACACTAACAACCACGACTGCATAAAGCATGCACCGATTCCCGTCCAGATCTGATAAcgagggatagttcacccaaatgtttaaatgatgcCCTCACAATTAAACGCACtttctgttaaacacaaaagaatctGTTCTGAAGAACGCTGGAAGCCTTCCATGTTCGGTTACCGGCAGCGTTATTCGAAACGTCTTCTTTCACGCCGGACAGGAGAAAGAAATTCGTACACGTTCAGGCCGAGATGAATAAGTGAAACCAggggtgtcctgcagagtttagatgcacccctaattaaacacacctgaccCAGCtcatcaagtacttcagacatgcgTGGTGTATGTGTTTTAGcggggttgaatctaaactcagAGGACCGAGTGCAGGACACCCCTGAGTTAAACCATATCGTTTGTTGGGGCgatctatttatttaatgcaacagCAAAGTCCGGCAGCGGGGGGGGCGGGGGGAAACTAGCCTAGCTTCACATCAGCACTTTCTCCCCCCACCCTCCCCTCCAAGAAGTCGAGCTGATCCTCAAAACGACCCGGAGTGAACTTGGGATTTGTGGGGAAATGTTAAGAATGCGTAAGGGCTTTAAATTCTCGGAGGAATTTCAGATTTTTCCAAGAAAACAACACCCTAATCCACTCTAATCTCCTGcgaaaatctgcaaaaaaaacgtCCCCCAGCAGTTGCCGCTTAACcgttgcacttttttttttttttgaggcatCACGTCTATCGCATTCGATGTAAATGATATGATCTCTACGAGAACTTTCCGTCTTTCCGTTTTACATTCGGTTAAAATGGTGCAACTGGTGCAACTACAAATCACACGAAACGCACAAACGCTCTGCTCATGCACACGAGACGGGGGGGGACATCTATACAAATACAGTTTGTGATCAACTTTGTCTTTGTGAATTATGAACCACCGGGACTGAATATGAAAATGGCcgacaaaaacaaatattcgaTTCGAACCGCCGAACCGaaagcatcttttttttggCTGCCGCGTTAGATTGAATGATATTTTCATGGTGTATAGACTGCATATAGTATTCATTCCTCTGGTTTTCGTTTCCTGGCTGTGTTGTAGTCATCCATTCACACACGTTGGCACTAAGACAACTTCAACAAATCCGCTTTTTGTTCACAAGTAACACTTCAGAGGTGAgcttaaataaagaataaatatgtgtaactaataaatacattatatctaCTCCATACAAACAACAACACGCATGAACAAATGCGGTAAAGCATATTCGATTAGAAACAATAAAGTTCACAATCTATTTAAGGCATCCCGGGGAAGGGGGTCACGTGACGCGCTCTTTTAAATGCTCTTGGCTTGGGTCACTTTTTATCTTCTCATCAGATACACACCACCCATGTAATGTTTAAGCAATATCCTACCGGTcaaaagtttgattttttttttttttacgtttttggaCGTCTCTTTTCTTTGAatgcctgcatttatttgattcaaaataaagtaagaattgtgaaatattattacaaattaaaaataacacttttctaTGGGaatatatcataaaatgtaatttatttctgtgatgcaatcCTCCATTTTAAGCATCaatactccagtctttagtgtcacatgatccttcagaaatcctttgaaaatgggtttattttagagaaactgtgatattttatttttcaggattctttgatggatataaagttaaaaaaagcagtatttatttgaGATAATAAAGgcctttattgtcacttttgattaatttcatgcatccttgcatatataatgcttttttttctctcttttttcttatttaccCTAAAACTTTTTAGTTGAAGTTCAAaaatttaaagctgtttttttaattttttaataattcagaaatgtttattaaacagcaaatcatcatattacTGCTGATCGCTGCCACAAATTCacatttgcatcacagaaataaattataatttccAATATATTCgcatagaatttttttttaattgtaataatacagaatttttttctgcatttgtgatcaaaaaaatgcatccttgatgagcAGTAGAGACGTTTAAACacgtaaaaaaaagtcttacctACCTAACCCAAACTTTCGACAGGTGATATATAATagatacaaacaaaaataattacgaGCTAAATTCTTTAATGATGTGTACTGCATATATTAAATGCTGATTgctaaaatatagattttaatacataaacgctgtaatatataaatagctttttttcatCACGTCAGACGAttcataaaatactttttaatatagcACTAAAATCTAGTTTCTGAAGCGCAAACGAATTGAATGAAGCTAAATGTGTCCTCCAAAGATGAATGCTTTAATAAGGTCTTTCTGGCTGTCTGTAATCTCAAGCATTGGGAATATTTTAAGGCCGTCTAATTAAAGGCTCGCTCGTATCAACGAAATGACTGGCACATTCTCTGCTTCATCCATGTCGTTTTAGCCGTATCAAGGCACAGCACTGAAGCTCTTTGGCCGGTCTGTCTGCCTTCGTCCAGCGTGTTTGTCTTTCTACGGCAGCACAGCCCGTGACGTGAGCAAGGCTCGGGCCTCTCCACCGCAGATGGCGTGTATCGTCAGAGATTCACCGTGACGTTCAGCGACAGCATTCACAGCGCTCTCTGGAGACTGCAAGCCAAACCCAGAACACTCCAGCAATCACCGCTTAAATAACATGACAGATACAGCTTCTTCGTATAACAAGCGAGAATCTCCGATATAATTAAATAGTGATCTATATCGTATAAACCTATTTTTGGTATGTCACTGCAATCGATGGCTATCAAACTAAACTATACAACTCAGGTGATCGACgtgagaatataaatatactgtataatacgttttgttaaaaaaagaaaaagtgtgtaTAAAATCAGGAGCGCgtttatagtttgttttcagTTATTTAGACGCGTGACGATGAGGACGGCATCTGGCTAAGGTGGAcctaaaaaaaggtttttggaaAGAACGAATGTCACGGCATtagataattgttttaaattgacaaTTTACAGTAAcggaacaaaagaaaaaaaaaagatctcattGTCAAACGTCAATGGAATTGAATTAGATTTTAGCGTTTATAAATGAGAATGCGAATTCAAatcaataataatgttaatcatttgtaattattttacttaaaacctAAGCGATATCTTacagtgcattattttttttaatgcatgatgctggagcacaaaaccagtcataagtagcacaggtatatttgtagccaTAGCCAACGATACATTGTTggttgatttttcttttatgccaaaaatcataataatattaagtgagaatcatgttccatgaagatcttttgtacatttcttattaCATATTATCATGACTTAATGtatgattagtaatattcatggATAAatacttcatttggacaaatctttttaaatttatgttttttatcttttgttgcaccctcagattgcaaacagattttcaaacagctgTATCTGAGTCAAatatcataacaaaccatacataaaTGGAGAacttattcagctttcagatgatgtatttcaaaacataaatgacccttatgactggttttgtggtccatggtcacgtACATAATAAATCGTACATAAGTTATGTATTAACGTACAATGTTAAAGGCATGATTAAGTGATGATCACGACTAGTTTGCTGAAGACTTTGATGATATTATCAGTTAACTAATGCAATGACTTCCATACTTCTGTAGGCCGGTCCAAAAACCCTTTAGGGAACCATACGTTTGTGTCGCTACTGTGGGACTGACATAAAAGCACCCCAACTCCATCGGTCACAACCCTTAACCTTTCACCTTTTGACTGTAAAGAGGTAAAGACCATCGGATGATGGCGTGCGAGGGTCTCAGCGAGCCAGGGTAGTGATGAGGCTGGCACACATTTCGAAGAAGTCCATGGTGTGACTGCCCTGCCGCGGAGCCAGCAGAGGTGTGCTCCCCGTTAGAGAGCCCGGCAGAGAGCTGCTCAGCAGGGGCATCTCCACAGCCACGGTGGCAGAGTCGATGCTGAGGCGAGGCCGATGGAGGCCAGCCGTGGAGCCAGAGCGCTGGGGAGTCGACGAGCCCGACCTGTGCTCTATCGTGTCGTCTGAAAGTGAAGAGATATTGCGAGGAGTAACAGGCTGGATTAAACCTACATCGCCCGCATGAGAtgaaaactatacattttatactacTTGTACGGTAAAAGTAGATCTGTGCGATCCATTTAAAAGTCGGATTTGCTGCTCACCGTCAATGCTCTTGAAGTCGAGCAGGTAGCTACGATTGTCCACCTGATAGAGCTGCAGACTCATCTTCACAAAGTTACCCGTGACAGGATTCTTCCGGCGCACTCTCAGGTGATAGGGGTTCACCACCTAAAAAATCCCACCACAGCCGGTACAATAACACATCTATATTCTCACTGGCCAAACAAGAACACCTATGTGTTTCTGAGCCACTCACTTTCCATTCATACTCCAGCTGTTTCATGGCACGATAAACCTCAGCCATGATGTCGTAGGGTTTGCTCTGGCTCCGTATGCCCAGGTGCCACTTTGCTTTCTTTACCGCCAGCGGTTTGGGTCGGGTGGTGTTGAGGGCGTCCAGGGGGCACCGGGCCTTCGGGCTGTCGGCCAGGAGCGGGGGCATCCGTTCGGGGTGAGGTTTGACCCCCGGGGGCAGAGGCATGCCCTCGTCCATGAAGGAGCCGGTCGGGGGACTGGAGGCCAGGTAGAACTCGCTGGCCTGGTTCATGATCCGCCGGTTGTCGATGATGAGGTGGTAGGCCACGGCCAGCTGGTCTTGAGGGTCTCCGCTGTAGAGGCTGCTCAGTACTTCGGCTTCAGTGCACTCAAACTTCTCACACACCTCGCGCACGGCCTCCTCGTCCACCACCGTGGCGTCGTACGAGGGGTCCTCGGGGAAGAGGTAGCAAGGAAGGTCCTGCTTAAACCACTCGTGCTCTCTGtcacacaataaaatgt
Proteins encoded in this region:
- the prkaa2 gene encoding 5'-AMP-activated protein kinase catalytic subunit alpha-2, giving the protein MAEKQKHEGRVKIGHYILGDTLGVGTFGKVKIGEHQLTGHKVAVKILNRQKIRSLDVVGKIKREIQNLKLFRHPHIIKLYQVISTPTDFFMVMEYVSGGELFDYICKHGRVEDTEARRLFQQIISAVDYCHRHMVVHRDLKPENVLLDGNMNAKIADFGLSNMMSDGEFLRTSCGSPNYAAPEVISGRLYAGPEVDIWSCGVILYALLCGTLPFDDEHVPTLFKKIRGGVFYIPEYLNRSVASLLMLMLQVDPLKRATIKDIREHEWFKQDLPCYLFPEDPSYDATVVDEEAVREVCEKFECTEAEVLSSLYSGDPQDQLAVAYHLIIDNRRIMNQASEFYLASSPPTGSFMDEGMPLPPGVKPHPERMPPLLADSPKARCPLDALNTTRPKPLAVKKAKWHLGIRSQSKPYDIMAEVYRAMKQLEYEWKVVNPYHLRVRRKNPVTGNFVKMSLQLYQVDNRSYLLDFKSIDDDTIEHRSGSSTPQRSGSTAGLHRPRLSIDSATVAVEMPLLSSSLPGSLTGSTPLLAPRQGSHTMDFFEMCASLITTLAR